In one Lolium rigidum isolate FL_2022 chromosome 3, APGP_CSIRO_Lrig_0.1, whole genome shotgun sequence genomic region, the following are encoded:
- the LOC124703432 gene encoding uncharacterized protein LOC124703432: protein MPTASCPRPPLRGSGAAGRLRFPPPPPPAQLYPAGLAIGGWRRRLAGVGVAAASASPFDELYARGRPIHGPSKKSILWNLIQDIEPLDLSVIQKDVPPETVDAMKRTISGMLGLLPSDQFRVVVEALWSPFFKLLVSSIMTGYTLRNAEYRLSFERNLELSEEDAEFQNRDISEYSHHDINLGSPVTIFRLSEDDMPQDSGKSDEESSGGSIEEELGNLTPEAEEQIIRLQSRLDAIKKELHDLKRKNSALQMQQFVGEEKNDLLDYLRSLTPEKVAELSESTCPGVQESIQSVVHGLLATLSPKIHSKSPPPLENAAGGTLNRGGEDDDFAELVENASLPFQPLISVPRDYLARLLFWCMLLGHYIRGLEYRLELAHLLRISSDVGSFSIDDDHFDFI from the exons ATGCCGACCGCCTCCTGCCCGCGCCCGCCCCTCCGCGGCTCCGGAGCCGCGGGGCGCCTCAggttcccgccgccgccgcccccggcgcaGCTGTACCCGGCGGGGCTGGCGAtcgggggctggcgcaggaggctcgccggcgtcggcgtggcggccgcctccgcctcgcccttcgacgagctctacgcgCGGGGGAGGCCCATCCACGGACCCTCCAAG AAATCTATCCTGTGGAATTTGATCCAAGATATCGAGCCTTTGGATCTAAGTGTCATTCAGAAAGATGTTCCTCCTGAAACGGTTGATGCAATGAAGAGGACCATCTCTGGCATGTTGGGTCTGCTTCCATCTGATCAGTTCCGTGTTGTTGTAGAAGCCCTTTGGAGTCCGTTCTTCAAGTTATTGGTATCCTCTATCATGACTGG GTATACTCTACGTAATGCGGAATACAGGCTATCTTTTGAAAGGAACCTTGAACTTTCTGAAGAAGATGCTGAATTTCAGAACAGAGATATCAGTGAGTACAGTCATCATGACATCAATCTGGGTAGTCCTGTTACAATTTTCAGATTATCAGAAGACGACATGCCCCAGGACTCTGGAAAAAGTGACGAAGAATCATCAGGTGGAAGTATTGAAGAAGAGCTAGGTAACTTGACACCTGAAGCGGAAGAGCAGATTATTCGATTGCAATCTCGGCTGGATGCGATCAAAAAG GAGTTACATGACCTGAAGAGAAAAAATTCTGCCCTACAAATGCAACAGTTTGTTGGAGAAGAGAAAAATGATCTGTTGGACTATCTAAGATCCCTAACACCAGAGAAG GTTGCTGAACTTTCGGAGTCCACTTGTCCTGGTGTGCAAGAGTCTATTCAGTCTGTTGTGCATGGTCTGCTTGCTACTCTTTCCCCTAAGATACACTCAAAGTCCCCTCCGCCACTAGAGAATGCTGCTGGGGGCACCCTAAATCGCGGTGGCGAGGACGATGATTTTGCTGAGCTCGTGGAGAATGCTTCCCTCCCGTTTCAGCCCCTAATATCTGTTCCCCGTGATTATCTTGCACGTCTGCTATTCTG GTGCATGTTGCTTGGTCACTACATCCGAGGTCTGGAGTACCGGTTAGAGCTGGCACACCTTCTCAGAATATCTAGTGATGTGGGGTCTTTCTCCATTGACGACGATCATTTTGATTTTATTTGA